A single Thermaerobacter sp. FW80 DNA region contains:
- a CDS encoding PHP domain-containing protein, whose translation MTPAVPGDAPGETTPPAHPPMTNKRVAALLEEIADLLEIDGTEARKAGAYRRAARTVSALRDDLRAYLEGDRLQALPGIGPAIAAKIRDFYATGSTRLLDELRARVPAGVQALLAIPGLGPRTAGRLYHELGIDSVASLREALEDGRVAALPGFGEARARRLREALAHLEREGRRLTLGEALAAAEALAEELAALPGVTEVLPAGEARRGVEQVEAVEVVVLADEPAAAVRAVGRWLQGGGATAGGGDDAAAVPGSGRPAAAAERRPAPPRTPPSGAVEAAPGEGDQGSLPVVDGVAAGGWPVRVWVAHPAARATALLYATGSATHWAQLRERAARRGWRLEPAGLWPSAAGKPAAPAAAGPVRAGGGRRASAGAAREGMTADEAALYRLLGLLPIPPELREGAGEIGWAEAGRLPELVTVGHLRGDLHVHSRWSDGAASIAEMAAAARARGYRYLAICDHSRSLKVAHGLEIAELEAQWAEIDALNAALAEEGAGFRILKGAEVDILKDGRLDYPDEILARLDVVVASVHTHLHLDRQAMTERLLAAVEHPHVDIIAHPTGRRLGLRDPYAVDLEAVIQAAARTGTALEINASPERLDLPAAWARRAAEAGAWLVIDTDAHAAEQLAQVVLGVKVARRGQIGPGQVLNGLEPEALFRWLTAPKGSRPRPRADAAGGRGAGPGAGGGRP comes from the coding sequence GTGACCCCCGCGGTCCCGGGCGACGCGCCCGGCGAGACGACGCCTCCGGCCCATCCCCCGATGACCAACAAGCGGGTCGCCGCCCTGCTGGAGGAGATCGCCGACCTCCTGGAGATCGACGGCACGGAGGCGCGCAAGGCCGGCGCCTATCGCCGCGCGGCCCGCACCGTCTCCGCCCTGCGGGACGACCTGCGCGCGTACCTGGAGGGCGACCGCCTGCAGGCCCTGCCCGGCATCGGCCCCGCCATCGCCGCCAAGATCCGCGACTTCTACGCCACCGGTTCCACGCGCCTCCTCGACGAGTTGCGGGCCCGGGTGCCGGCGGGCGTCCAGGCCCTGCTGGCCATCCCCGGTCTCGGCCCGCGCACCGCCGGCCGCCTGTACCACGAGCTGGGGATCGACTCCGTCGCGTCGTTGCGGGAGGCCCTGGAGGACGGTCGGGTGGCCGCCCTGCCGGGTTTCGGCGAGGCGCGGGCCCGCCGGCTGCGGGAGGCGCTGGCGCACCTCGAGCGGGAAGGCCGCCGCCTGACCCTGGGCGAGGCGCTGGCGGCCGCGGAGGCGCTGGCGGAGGAACTGGCCGCCCTGCCGGGGGTGACGGAGGTCCTGCCGGCGGGGGAGGCGCGCCGCGGCGTGGAGCAGGTGGAGGCCGTCGAAGTCGTGGTGCTCGCCGACGAGCCGGCGGCCGCCGTCCGCGCCGTCGGCCGGTGGCTGCAGGGCGGCGGGGCGACGGCGGGCGGCGGGGACGACGCCGCCGCAGTCCCCGGCTCGGGCCGACCCGCGGCCGCCGCCGAGCGACGCCCGGCGCCCCCCCGCACCCCGCCATCGGGGGCGGTGGAGGCGGCCCCGGGCGAGGGAGACCAGGGCTCCCTGCCGGTGGTCGACGGCGTGGCCGCGGGGGGCTGGCCGGTGCGGGTGTGGGTGGCGCATCCGGCCGCCCGGGCCACGGCCTTGCTCTACGCCACGGGGAGCGCGACCCACTGGGCCCAGCTGAGGGAGCGAGCGGCGCGACGGGGTTGGCGGCTGGAGCCGGCCGGGCTGTGGCCGTCGGCTGCGGGGAAGCCCGCGGCCCCGGCGGCGGCCGGTCCCGTCCGAGCCGGCGGCGGCCGCCGCGCATCCGCCGGCGCGGCGCGGGAGGGGATGACGGCCGACGAGGCGGCGTTGTATCGGCTCCTGGGCCTTCTGCCCATCCCGCCCGAGCTGCGGGAGGGCGCGGGCGAGATCGGGTGGGCCGAGGCGGGTCGGCTCCCGGAGCTGGTGACGGTGGGCCACCTGCGGGGGGACCTGCACGTCCACAGCCGCTGGAGCGACGGGGCGGCCTCCATCGCCGAGATGGCCGCGGCCGCCCGGGCCCGCGGGTACCGCTACCTGGCCATCTGCGACCACAGCCGCTCGCTCAAGGTGGCCCACGGGCTCGAGATCGCGGAGCTAGAGGCCCAGTGGGCGGAGATCGACGCCCTCAACGCCGCCCTGGCCGAGGAGGGGGCCGGCTTCCGCATCCTCAAGGGCGCGGAGGTGGACATCCTCAAGGACGGGCGCCTGGACTACCCCGATGAGATCCTGGCCCGGCTGGACGTGGTGGTGGCCTCGGTCCACACCCACCTGCACCTGGACCGGCAGGCCATGACCGAGCGCCTGCTGGCGGCGGTGGAGCACCCCCACGTGGACATCATCGCCCACCCCACGGGACGCCGCCTCGGCCTGCGCGACCCGTACGCGGTCGACCTGGAGGCCGTGATCCAGGCGGCGGCGCGGACGGGCACCGCCCTGGAGATCAACGCCTCACCGGAGCGCCTGGACCTGCCGGCCGCCTGGGCCCGCCGGGCGGCGGAGGCCGGGGCGTGGCTGGTGATCGACACCGATGCCCATGCCGCCGAGCAGCTCGCCCAGGTGGTGCTCGGGGTGAAGGTGGCGCGACGCGGTCAGATCGGACCCGGGCAGGTGCTCAACGGGCTGGAGCCCGAGGCCCTGTTCCGCTGGCTGACCGCCCCCAAGGGGAGTCGACCGCGGCCGCGGGCGGATGCCGCCGGCGGCCGCGGGGCCGGCCCCGGGGCGGGAGGGGGGCGACCGTAG
- a CDS encoding cell division protein ZapA produces MRDVPPAGSREGEGTIHRVTVKIFGEEYVLRGDARPEYMERLADMVDRRMNEIAKRHPRLGITRIAVLAAINLADELSKLEDQYQRVLGMLEREWDRRKRELNGRPGGTGAAGAAGGGGGTARGTTPADGASAGGSAGLPPNATPFGGDGR; encoded by the coding sequence ATGCGTGACGTGCCACCGGCCGGCAGCCGGGAGGGCGAGGGGACGATCCACCGCGTGACGGTGAAGATCTTCGGGGAGGAGTACGTCCTGCGCGGGGACGCCCGCCCCGAGTACATGGAGCGCCTGGCGGACATGGTCGACCGGCGGATGAACGAGATCGCCAAGCGCCACCCCCGGCTGGGCATCACCCGCATCGCCGTCCTGGCTGCCATCAACCTGGCCGACGAGCTCAGCAAGCTGGAAGACCAGTACCAGCGCGTGCTCGGCATGCTCGAGCGCGAGTGGGACCGCCGCAAGCGGGAGCTCAACGGCCGCCCGGGCGGCACAGGCGCAGCGGGGGCGGCGGGCGGGGGCGGCGGGACCGCCCGCGGCACGACGCCCGCCGACGGAGCCTCCGCCGGGGGGTCTGCGGGCCTGCCGCCCAACGCCACGCCCTTCGGCGGGGATGGTCGGTGA